tcccaagcgcttaccaggccctgggttcgcggtctacaccataaggatatcccaggtatcctttagggtctcgccctggcaactcgcactccacgtgctaaacgctgctcccgaccccttgtcaTTCTTGGCcctgccgttcattcacatatatgcacacatagcatactTAAGCATGTTCTTAAATacatataaactcaatcaaagggatatgccttgcaacacaatcatatagggccatgccttgcaacacaagctctacgggaacagtagttttcttacctgtgtcccgagctttccaagcaccgatgtcccgagcacaatcccctagtcctcgcctcgccgaaaccctagtcacaacgcattacaatatccatccatcaagttctaatccaccaAATAGCTtcgggtcataattctagtctccggaaccttgaattctattaaCCCGGGTGATAAAATCTGTCACGAGCCTTAATAatcaagttcccaagtcaaaaccgACAAGACACCCTGCATCTTGaactagggccgcgacccaaccccttaagggccgcggcttgcctcaaaacagaggccaAGCACCTCCCTGGAAAAACAAACGAGCCGCAGTGCGTCTAGAGATCAATGGCTTCCCCAGGCCTCGCGTGCACACGGgctgcggcatgcccctcctagggcctcGACTCTACCTGCAAGTCCAGAAAAACCCAGCCTTTCCTTCAAGTTTTCTCTAAGCTCAACCCCACATATCTCATCCAAAATTACTCACAACCTTAGAATTAAGTCCAGAATTCATACTCatgcaacctaaacataccaaaaaactcaagaaccaattcctacacccatcaagcaatcaaaaccaatcctagaaaccaaaccatgcatgtctaagTCTTAATACCCAACATCAGCAGAATTCAGCTTGTTTATCAAGTTTAACACTTACCTTTGAGCTTGATTAGTTCCCTGAACTAGTCCTCTAAAGCCCAGCTTTGAGTTCTTCCTTTGCTTCCAAGAATATTAGctttctttctcctcctcttctCTTGGCTCTTGCTTTACTCTAGAGCTCCAAAGAAAATTCCAGCATAAACCAAAGTGAAGAAACGTGGAGCAATTTTCCCCTCCTAATTCTAACTTATCCCTTAAGCCAATTTCCCTTTTTGCCCTTAAATCTATCATTAACCCTCAAGTAATcccaagggcaatttggtcatttcccAAATCTCGTTAAGTCGCCGaggcaaaataataaattttccctAATGTTCCCTCCTAGAAATTctatcctcgaatatatctccaaatatttatttccttaacccaataaccccataaaacgtctaatacccgaaatacccctcgtctcgccccgagtcagattttcgacctcattgtgactttctagctaactactccctaggactgtctctgatcgtgcaacacatatatatctcaaatatatcacaattattcacatttatcacatttatgctttcagtgagctaaaattacaatcatgcccctaaatACCAAACAGggtccatatgcatatttaattcacctaaacatacattactaatcacatattcacacaaattcacatattataacaataaatcatttattgccctccaggcacgctaattaaggtcctaagccttattagcaaatttaggtcattACAAGTACAAATTAGTTAAATATTTTGCAGCAAATGACTCAGTACTTTGGGTGCCTTGGTACTAATTGAGAGTGTTACTTGAAAACGAGTACAAAGAAATTAAACATGTTCTGCTAGTTGTTCACTATCACACTAGCACTTCAATATTCTAGTACCATACTATTCACTTCATATTTTCATTTGACATCCCTTTAGAGATTGTAAAGAAGGTAAACACTAAAATTTCAAGTAGTATAATTTATTTCCAAAGAGGCATTAAACTCTTACCTTCATATAAAGCATAATCAAGTGACCAGGGAGTAAGACCATGATTTTGCAGAGAATATGGGTTGTCTGTCATTGAAGAATGATCTATGAATGAAAAAAGTCGATGCACCATAAAACTGgaaacacaaaaacaaaataaagaatcataactAACATGAGAAAATTGAACTTGTCATGTGAACAAATATATAGTCCTTTAGAACAACATCGGCAACAAGTAATTAACTTAATGTCACcatcataatcaaataataatatcaagattgccaaacAGACGCATACAATAATTTAGTTGCTCCATTTCTGCAATTATTTCAGTTCCTAATTTGCTTGGTTAATTGTTTCActcttattattataatttagtgATAGATCCCAGacaaaaatgtaaataaatatataagtatatataatgTTGTTCTCTTCGGgtgaaaacataccaaaattgTTTGGATTCAAAAGCTGACCTTCTTTATTCATCAAATGAGTTTAAATGCACCAAGTATCTAACAACTCTTCCTACTCTTAAGACcactaagaaaaatatatattattttataattaaataacgTTGCATGGATAACAACTTTCTGAAGACTAGGACTCCACTAAAGATAAGACTAGTTTTTCATTAAAAGATCACATGCTTAGGACTTATCCATATACTTCTGATTTGGTAGAGTGATGCATTGGGATCTTCTTGGTGGTTTATCAATATCCCCTGTTTCACTggaaccttgtcctcaaggttcaTTTCAGGAAATTTTTCTACTAAAGTTGATGTCGACTACCACGTGGCATTTTTACGAGAAAGACGCTTCCATTTGCTCGAATGTTCTATGATGAATGTACCACCCTTCCGGAGCCAACTACCCAACAAGTATCAAGGATAGCTTTAGGTTCGAGATCGATTGAGCCATCATCAGTCAGTGGGGGCAGTTCACTACAACTTACACTTGTTTCACCAATTTTTTTCTTGAGCAGAGAAGCGTGGAGAACCGGTAGATGTGAGAACCCACTGGAAGTTTGAGTTGATAAGCTACCTTGTCGATGCGTTTCTCAATCTCAAAGGGTCCATAAAATTTATTGGCTAACATTTGAGACGCTCGTTTGAACACCGTTTGCTGGCGATAAGGCTGTAGTTTAAGGAAAACATGTTCTCCTTCACTAAATTCAATGTCTCTTCGTTTCGAATCTACATGCTACTTCATGCGGTTGGTAGCGGCGTAGAAGTTTAGTTTGAGTTGTTTGAGAAGAGTATCTCGGGAAGCTAAGTTTTGATCAATCTCATTCACAGGAGAAGCGCCAAGCTGATAGTGCGGAATCATCGGTGGTGGTCGATTGTACAGCATGAAACGACGTCATGCTGGTGGAAGCATGAAAGGTTGTACTGTACCAAAACTAAATGAATGCCATTTGCGTGGTTCTTGGTGAACAAAGCAGCATAAATATTGCCCCACACAGCGATTGACGACCTTGGATTGACCGTCAGTTTGCAGATGGTATGCCGTGCTCTGATACGACTGATAGGTCCCAGTCAaagttgtatataaatatataagtatatataatgTTGTTCTCTTTTGGTGAAAACAAACCACAATTGTTTGGATTCAAAAGCTGACCTTCTTTATTCATCAAATGAGTTTAAATACACCAAGTATCTAACAACTCTTCCTACTCTTAAGACCactaagaaaaataaatattatttcataattaaataacGTTGCATGGATAACTACTTGCTGAAGACTAGGACTCCACTAAAGATAAGACTAGAACTTCACTAAAAGATCACGTGGTTGGGACTTAGTCCATATACTTTTGATTTGGTAGAGTAATGCGTTGGGATCTTCTTGGTAGTTTATCAATACTCCCCTAATTCACTggaaccttgtcctcaaggttcaTATTAGAAAATTTGTCTGCTAAAGTAGATGTAGACTCCCACGTGGCATTTTTACGAGAAAGACGCTTCCATTTGATCAAATGTTCTATGATGAATGTACTACCATTCCGGATCCAACGAGTATCAAGGATAGCTTTAGGTTTGAGATCGATTGAACCATCATTGGTCAGTGGGAGCAGTTCAATACAACTTACACTTGTTTCACCAATTTTTTTCTTGAGCAGAGAAGCATGGAAAACTGGGTGGATGCTAGAATCCACTGGAAGTTTGAGTTGATAAGCTACCTTGCCGATTCATTTCTCATTCTCAAAGGGTCCATAAAATTTATTAACTAACTTTTGAGACGCTCGTTTGAACACCGTTTGCTGGAGATAAGGCTATAGTTTAAGGAAAACATGATCTCCTTCAATAAATTCAATGTCTCGTCGTTTTGAATCTGCATGCTGCTTCATCCGGTTAGTAGCGGCGTATAAGTTTAGTTTGAGTAGAGTATCTTGGGAAGCTAAGTTTGGAACAATCTCGTCCACAGGAGAAGAGCCAAGCTAATAATGCGGAATCATCGGTGGTGGTCGACCGTACTAAGCTTGAAACAACGTCATGCCGGTGGAAGCATCAAAGGCCGTACTGTTCCAAAAATAAATGAATCCCATTTGCGTGGTTGTTGGTGAACAAAGCAGCGTAAATATTGCTCCACATAGCGATTGATGACCTCGGACTAACCGTTAGTTTGCAGATGGTATGCGGTCCTCTGATACCACTGATAGGTTCCAGTCAAAGCTGTATATTagtatataagtatatataatgTTGTTCTCTTCGGGTGAAAACATACCACAATTTTTCGGATTCAAAAGCTGACCTTCTTTATTCATCAAATGAGTTTAAATACACTAAGTATCTAACTATTCTTCCTACTATTAAGACCactaagaaaaataaatattatttcataattaaataacGTTGCATGGATATCTACTTGCTGAAGACTAGGACTCCACTAAAGATAAGACTAGAACTTCGTTAAAAGATCACGAGCTTAGGACTTAGTCCATATACTTTTGATTTGGCAGAGTGATGCGTTGGGATCTTCTTGGTAGTTTATCAATTCTCCCCTGTTTCACTggaaccttgtcctcaaggttcaTATCAGGAAATTTTTCTGCTAAAGTTGATGTAGACTCCCACGTGGCATTTTTACGAGAAAGACGCTTCCATTTGATCAAATGTTCTGTGATGAATGTACCACCATTCCGGATCCAACGAGTATCAAGGATAGCTTTAGGTTCGAGATCGATTGAACCATCATCGGTCATTGGGGGCAGTTCACTACAACTTACACTTGTTTCACCAATTTTTTTCTTGAGCAGAGAAGCGTGGAGAACCGGTAGATGTGAGAACCCATTGGAAGTTTGAGTTGATAAGCTACCTTGTTGATGCGTTTCTCAATCTCAAAGGGTCCATTAAATTTATTGGCTAACATTTGAGACGCTCGTTTGAACACCATTTGCTGGCGATAAGGCTGTAGTTTAAGGAAAACATGATCTCCTTCACTAAATTCAATGTCTCGTCGTTTCGAATCTGCATGCTGCTTCATGCAGTTGGTAGCGGCATAGAAGTTCAGTTTGAGTTGTTTGAGAAGAGTATCTCGGGAAGCTAAGTTTTGATTAATCTCATTCACAGGAGAAGCGCCAAGCTGATAGTGCGGAATCATCGGTGGTGGTCGACTATACAACATGAAACGACGTCATGCTGGTGGAAGCATGAAGGTCGTACTTTACCAAAACTAAATGAATGCCATTTGCGTGGTAGTTGGTGAACAAAGCAGCATAAATATTGCTCCACACAGCGATTGACGACGTTGGACTGACCGTCAGTTTGCAGATGGTATGCCGTGCTCTGATACGACTGATAGGTCTCACTCAaagatgtatataaatatataagtatatataatgTTGTTCTCTTTTGGTGAAAACAAACCACAATTTTTTGGATTCAAAAGCTGACCTTCTTTATTCATCAAATGAGTTTAAATACACCAAGTATCTAACAACTCTTCCTACTCTTAAGACCactaagaaaaataaatattatttcataattaaataacGTTGCATGGATAGCTACTTGCTGAAGACTAGGACTCCACTAAAGATAAGAATAGAACTTCACTAAAAGATCACATGCTTAGGAATTAGTCCATATACTTTTGATTTGGTAGAGTAATGCGTTGGGATCTTCTTGGTAGTTTATCAATACTCCCCTAATTCACTggaaccttgtcctcaaggttcaTATTAGAAAATTTTCCTGCTAAAGTTGATGTAGACTCCCACGTGGCATTTTTACGAGAAAGACGCTTCCATTTGATCAAATGTTCTGTGATGAATGTACCACCATTCCGAATCCAACGAGTATCAAGGATAGCTTTAGGTTTGAGATCGATTAAACCATAATCGGTCAGTGGGGGCAGTTCAATACAACTTACACTTGTTTCACCAATTTTTTTCTTGAGCAGAGAAGCATGGAAAACTGGGTGGATGCGAGAATCCACTGGAAGTTTGAGTTGATAAGCTACCTTGCCGATGCATTTCTCATTCTCAAAGGGTCCATAAAATTTATTAACTAACTTTTGAGACGCTCGTTTGAACACTGTTTGCTGGAGATAAGGCTGTAGTTTAAGGAAAACATGATCTCCTTCACTAAATTCAATGTATCGTCGTTTTGAATCTGCATGTTGCTTCATCCGGTTAGTAGCGGCGTATAAGTTCAGTTTGAGTTGTTTGAGAAGAGTATCTTGGGAAGCTAAGTTTGGATCAATCTTGTCCACAGGAGAAGCGCCAAGCTGATAATGCGGAATCATCAGTGGTGGTCGACCGTACTAAGCTTGAAACAACGTCATGCCGGTGGAAGCATCAAAGGCCGTACTGTTCCAAAAATAAATGAATGCCATTTGCGTGGTTGTTGGTGAACAAAGCAGCGTAAATATTGCTCCACATAGCGATTGATGacctcggactgaccgtctgtttgCAGATGGTATACGGTCCTGTGATACCCCTGATAGGTTCCAGTCAAAGCTGTATATAagtatataagtatatataatgTTGTTCTCTTCGGGTGAAAACATACCACAATTGTTTGGATTCAAAAGCTGACCTTCTTTATTCATCAAATGAGTTTAAATACCCTAAGTATCTAACAACTCTTCCTACTATTAAGACCACTAagcaaaataaatattatttcataattaaataacGTTGCATGGATAACTACTTGCTGAAGACTAGGACTCCACTAAAGATAAGACTAGAACTTCATTAAAAGATCACGTGCTTAGGACTTAGTCCATATACTTTTGATTTGGCAGAGTGATGCGTTGGGATCTTCTTGGTAGTTTATCAATTCTCCCCTATTTCACTggaaccttgtcctcaaggttcaTATCAGGAAATGTTTAAGCTAAAGTTGATGTAGACCTCCACGTGGCATTTTTACGAGAAAGACGCTTCCATTTGATCAAATGTTCTGTGATGAATGTACCACCATTCCGGATCCAACGAGTATCAAGGATAGCTTTAGGTTCGAGATCGATTGAACCATCATCGGTCAGTGGGGGTAGTTCACTACAACTTACACTTGTTTCACCAATTTTTTTCTTGAGTAGAGAAGCGTGGAAAACTGGATGGATGCGAGAATCCACTGGAAGTTTGAGTTGATAAGATACCTTGCCGATGCGTTTCTCAATCTCAAAGGGTCCATAAAATTTATTAGCTAAGTTTTGTGCTGCTCGTTTGAACACCG
The genomic region above belongs to Humulus lupulus chromosome 1, drHumLupu1.1, whole genome shotgun sequence and contains:
- the LOC133817113 gene encoding uncharacterized protein LOC133817113 translates to MIPHYQLGASPVDKIDPNLASQDTLLKQLKLNLYAATNRMKQHADSKRRYIEFSEGDHVFLKLQPYLQQTVFKRASQKLVNKFYGPFENEKCIGKVAYQLKLPVDSRIHPVFHASLLKKKIGETSVSCIELPPLTDYGLIDLKPKAILDTRWIRNGGTFITEHLIKWKRLSRKNATWESTSTLAGKFSNMNLEDKVPVN